A stretch of DNA from Nitrospirota bacterium:
TTATCCTGAACTCCGCCGCAGGCACGTCAAAGGATGTTATTGATTCTTTCAGGGAAAAAGGAATAAAGGCTGGTTTGTTGAAGCCAAGGTTGTTCAGGCCGTTCCCGTACGATGAAATAGGAAATGCGTTAAAGCACCTGAAAGCAATCTGTGTGCTTGACAGGGCTGATGCATTCGGAGGCTCTTACGGGCCCTTGTTCATGGAGACAGCATCAAGTCTCTATCATTATAAGGACAAGCCTGTGGTTGTCAATAAGATATACGGCCTCGGAGGAAGGGATTATCTGCCTGAACATGCAGAGTATGCCATTAACGAACTCGTTGAGATAGCAAAGACAGGAAAAGTAAAAACGGTTAAAGAATATATCGGGGTGAGGGAATAACATGGCGACACCACTTACATTAAAAGAACTTTCAAAAAAAGAGATACTGTTAACATCAGGGCACCGGATGTGTTCAGGCTGCGGTGCTCCTATTATTGTGAAAATGGTGCTTCTTGCTTCGGACTATCCGATAGTTGCAGCCAATGCAACCGGATGTCTTGAAGTCTCTACGTGCATATCTGATTACACGGCATGGAAAATCCCATGGATACATAATGCATTTGAGAATGCCGCGGCAACGCTTTCAGGCGTAGAGACGATGTACAGGTCTTTGAAAAAACAGGGGAAGATTGACAAGGATATTAAGTTCATCGCATTTGGAGGCGACGGAGGCACTTATGACATAGGGTTTCAGAGCCTTTCCGGAGCAATGGAGCGCGGGCATGATATGCTTTATGTATGCTATGACAACGGCGCATATATGAATACAGGCATTCAGCGTTCAAGCGCCACTCCTTACGGAGCTGATACGACAACCTGTCCTGCGGGAAGCGTTATCCAAGGCAAGCCTCAGCCGAGAAAAAACCTCACAAAGATAATGGCTGCGCATGATATTCCATACACAGCGCAGGCGTCGCCAAGCCACTGGATGGACCTTGTAAAGAAAGTAAAAAAGGCGCTTGAAATTAAGGGCCCCAAGTTTATGAATATAATCGCCCCTTGTAATCGCGGCTGGAGGTCAAGGACAGACGATGCAATAATGCTCAGCAGGCTCGCTGTTGAGACATGCTACTGGCCGCTTTATGAGATAGAGAACGGAGTCTCAAAAGTAACCTTTAAGCCAAAGGAAAAGAAGCCGCTTGTGGATTTCCTTAGGCCTCAGGGAAGATTCAAGCACCTTTTTGCTCCTGGAAATGAGAATATGCTTAAAAATTTTCAGGAAATGGTGGACAAGGAGTGGGACTTTCTGATTAAGGCATCAGGAACAGAATAATAGTTTACAGTTGATTATTAATAGTATTTCTGATAATTTACTAAGAAATACATAAGTAGAGGCACGTTATTTTTTGTCATTCCGTGCTTGACACGGAATCCAGTTCTTTTCAGGATTTCTGGATTCCCGCTTTCGCGGGAATGACATTAAAAATTCTCTAACAAGATTACAGGTATAACAAGTTTAGAGAGGAGATAGAGTATGGCCGGTTCTGACCTTGTGATGTATGACAATGAGTTCGGGAAGATTGACGAGGAACTCCAGAGACTTCACCAACAGGCAAATGCAAACGTTGTCTTCCTTGTGGATAAAAGCGGCCAGCTTATAGCCTCTGCAGGAGATACCCATAATATTGATACCACATCCCTTGCATCACTTACAGCGGGAAATATCGCAGCCACAGGGGGAATTGCAAGGCTTCTTGGAGAAAAGGAATTTACGATACTCTTTCACGAAGGGGAAAAAGACAACATCCATATATCATTGATTGGACAGAGGATTATACTTGTTGTGATATTTGACCAGAGGTCTTCGCTCGGGCTTGTAAGGCTCAGGGTGAAGAAGACTTCCGAAGTCCTCGCAAGAATATTTGACGAGATAACGAGCAAGGCAGAAAAAGAAAAAGTGGAAGGCGGCAAAGCATCAGAATCGCCCTTCGCGGAGATAAGTGATGAGGATATTGATAATCTTTTCAAGTAGGTGCAAAGATAAGTGTCTTTTATAAATTATTCTTCCAGAGAAATCAACTGTAAAATCGTATATTACGGTCCGGGGCTTTGTGGAAAGACCACAAACCTTCAATTCATATACAAGAAGACAAACCCTGAACAGAAGGGCAAGCTTATCTCTTTGGCTACGGAAAGCGAGAGGACTCTGTTCTTTGACTTTCTTCCGTTGGCGCTTGGTGACATAAGAGGGTTCAAGGTAAGGTTTCATCTGTATACAGTTCCGGGGCAGGTCTTTTATGCGGCAAGCAGAAAATTAATCCTTAAGGGAGTGGATGGGGTCATATTCGTTGCTGATTCGCAGATAGAGAGAATGGAGGCTAACATGGAGAGTTTAGAGGATCTCAGTATAAATCTTGCAGAGCAGGGCTATGCCATAGAAAAGCTGTCATACGCAGTACAATACAACAAGAGAGACCTTCCTAATGTTGCCCCAGTCGAAGAGATGAATAAACTTCTCAATGTAAACGGTGTCCAGTGGTTTGAGGGAGTGGCAACTACCGGCGTAGGGGTTTTCGAGACGCTGAAA
This window harbors:
- a CDS encoding pyruvate ferredoxin oxidoreductase (catalyzes the formation of acetyl-CoA from pyruvate and coenzyme A); this encodes MATPLTLKELSKKEILLTSGHRMCSGCGAPIIVKMVLLASDYPIVAANATGCLEVSTCISDYTAWKIPWIHNAFENAAATLSGVETMYRSLKKQGKIDKDIKFIAFGGDGGTYDIGFQSLSGAMERGHDMLYVCYDNGAYMNTGIQRSSATPYGADTTTCPAGSVIQGKPQPRKNLTKIMAAHDIPYTAQASPSHWMDLVKKVKKALEIKGPKFMNIIAPCNRGWRSRTDDAIMLSRLAVETCYWPLYEIENGVSKVTFKPKEKKPLVDFLRPQGRFKHLFAPGNENMLKNFQEMVDKEWDFLIKASGTE
- a CDS encoding roadblock/LC7 domain-containing protein, producing MAGSDLVMYDNEFGKIDEELQRLHQQANANVVFLVDKSGQLIASAGDTHNIDTTSLASLTAGNIAATGGIARLLGEKEFTILFHEGEKDNIHISLIGQRIILVVIFDQRSSLGLVRLRVKKTSEVLARIFDEITSKAEKEKVEGGKASESPFAEISDEDIDNLFK
- a CDS encoding GTPase domain-containing protein, whose amino-acid sequence is MSFINYSSREINCKIVYYGPGLCGKTTNLQFIYKKTNPEQKGKLISLATESERTLFFDFLPLALGDIRGFKVRFHLYTVPGQVFYAASRKLILKGVDGVIFVADSQIERMEANMESLEDLSINLAEQGYAIEKLSYAVQYNKRDLPNVAPVEEMNKLLNVNGVQWFEGVATTGVGVFETLKGVAKQVLLELKKHY